cgGTTAGGTGATTCTGTAATGGAGAGGGAGCGACCAACACAACGCCGAGCCTTGACTGATTCGAAAACTTGCTCGTCAAGGATCCACAGTGAACTTCCCGCTCAGTCGGGTAGTCGACCTCTGTCTCCTCCAACTTCTCCTATAAATCGAAGCCATACCAGAAGACCGAGCGATTACAGTAAATCTAGCCTTTGGGCAGACTCTGTACCGCAGCCCGAGCCCCTCACGCCTGAATCTCCTCAACCAGATTTCGCTGACCCTACCATACCAAAGTTCTCTCGATCAGGACTTCGAAAGTCTGGAGTCGTCATGCCCGTTGCTGCCAAacgttcctcttcttccctttccctcaaATCACGAGGCagccttttctcttcctccaacgattcatcatcctccatcgcttcctcatcttccaagcGTTCTGACAAGACCATGCGCCATCCCTCTCATTCCCGccaatcctcttcctctcatcttTCAAAATCCCAGTTCTCGTCTCTGGATCGTCTAGCAACCCTCGCAGAAACTTCCAAGCGAGAGCTCCAGctgaatgatgaagatcttGATGCAATCCCGTCATTATCCCCCCCACGTCCAGCATTCATGCGACGCGTTAGTTCAACCTCATCAATAGGCTCAAATGACTCCTTTGGCTCCATGGGCAGCATGACTAGTGGATCATCAGCCCCGACATCCTCTCTCGAATCTTGCGAGCCTATCGTCGAGGAGGCCGAGCCAGACGTGCATATTCATCAGTCCAAGGACAGCGAGAGCATTCCTGAGCATGCCTTGGTGGTGGTCAGCGGCACTTGCACAAAGTCGGATGGGGATGCGAGCGTGGACAGCGGGTCGATGAAGCACGTCAAGGCTGGGAAGAGTAAGGGCGGTGGAATGTTTAAGAGGCTGGCCAAAGTGTTTGGgttggaaaagaagagcgtGGGAgcagggagaagagggagtaTGTAAGACATTTGAGGACATTCATTCCATCTCCGGACATTCTTGATACAACTTCCCATTGGTTTTTTAGAGCAAGAGtgatcatctcttctgGACATTCTGGTGTCGTACTCCCTTTTGGttttcaatctctcttTATAGAATTCGTCGTACCGTGTCTGACTCGGAgagtcttctttttcttgtgTGAACCGTAATCTTATATGCGTTCGTTGAAAACTGTGGCCTTTTATCTGTGTGTAGACATAACTTTTCATATGTAATCTACTCTTGcgtcttcgtctttgtcGGGACATCCCAAGCTTTCAGCATAGATGACAGAGCGATGATACCGCACGTGACATGGGACTCAATGATTTCTGTTCGCGAATCAAGAGGTGCAACAACAGCGGTAGCATACGCGGGCCATTGTGGCCGTTAGTGCATTTATTATTGTTTGTACAAGTGCCCCGCATGGGATATTCGGACATTGTCGCTCCTAACATACACGCATATTAGCTGCATAACGGAGGAAGCCGTGGGAACTCGATGAGACGGAAGATCGATGCACAAGATGACCGGGAAACAAAGTAGCCGTGTGCCGCGCACTATAGTACAAGTCGAATTGGAAAACCACTGTCGATTATTACTTCCGTCCTCCACACTCGCTCCGGCCTCCGTCCGTCGCATCGTCACATGCCGGCGGGCCTCCGGCCCTCGCACCCCGTTTATAACAATAAAAACGATAATTCCAACAACAATTCTGGCGAGCTGCTCTTTTTCGACCACGCACAACTAACCTATACTACTGAAACATATAGCGCACATGCCTATCAGAGCTTTTACACCTGGCCTCTCCCTTCGCCTTCGTCCACAGGTCAGGCTTCAGTCAAAGAGCTATACCACAGTTGGAGCGCACATCCCTCATGGCCATGCTCATCATGCTCACCATGCTCAGCGAGTCCCATATAAGGGACCTTCAGCGCTGAGAAAGTGGGGTATTCGCCTTGGTACGCTCTTTTTTGATCATCATGTATGGTGAGCTGACTAGACATTCCATCTCACTTATAGCCCTGGCCATCGCCTTTCCAGCCACATACATTCTCGGAGCAGCATTTCCCCCTCAGTTAGTGCTTTTAATCTTCCCTCGCTTCTCGCCCCCGCCTCCGCACAAGGATAGTGTGAGGGGAAAAGCACACACAAATGACGTGGAAGACTGCATGCAAAAGCTCCAGCTGGTTGAAAATACGCGAAAGGAAATTCAGGCAGGCGCAGAATGGTACGAAACGAGTGAGTTATGCGTGATCAGTGTCGGGGGAGCCAAAGAAAGCCTCGATTAGCTGACgagcaaaaaaaaatatcaGGACCTTATGACAAGTACGATCCTCAGAAAGTCCACAACTCGCTCACTGCCGGCACCCTCCGTGGTCCCGGTAAACTCGCAATCCCTCCTGTTCTTTTTGCcaaaaaagatgaatcGGAAGCAGTCGGTGTGTTCTCTGTTCTCGTCGACCCACTGGATCGTCGTGGTAGCTCTTGCTGACAAAAAGCCTCTTGTAGCCGTCATCCATCTTGGTAGAGCACTCTGCGGTCACGACGGTATCATACACGGCGGTCTTCTCGCTACTGTCCTGGATGAGACGCTCGGCCGCAACGCTCTCCTTAACCTTCCGTCCCGTATCGGTGTCACCGCAAACTTGAACATCAACTATCGTTCCCCTTGTATGGCTGATCAATTTGTTGTCGTGAAGACTAAGCTGGTGGAAttgaagggaagaaagtgtACCGTCGAAGCTAAGATGGAGACACTGAACGGGGAGCTTGTGGCTGATGCAAAGTGGGTAACGTGTTATGAATCGAAACTCTATCCAGGCTGATGTATCGTAAGGGCGCTCTTCATTGAGCCCAAGTGGGCTCAATTCCTTGCATCCTCTGGAGTTACAGAAGCGATGGGTCGACCACTCGCTCAGCCTGAAAATGAGCCTGGGCTACTGGATAACGAcgttgagaagattgtgTAAATTGTAGAAGCTTGTCTATGAAGGCGCGCTCAAAGACACTTGCTTGCAAGGACTTTTTTACAGTTCTTGTATCAGGCAACAATTAAGTTTGTAGTATGGTAGAATAGAGGCCAGTCATATTTTGGCTTCGCATTAAGAGAATAAGACACTGTAGATGTTTTGGGGCTAGGACTGCGAGAAGCCATCGGTGATGCATATCATCTCACCCAGTATACTAGTTACGATGCTTTTTTGTGTAtcacttctttttcccttgaATCTGCCTACTGTATGTATGTACATCTCTCTAAAATCCAATAAATCCAACAAATTATACTGATGGAAAAACAACGGTTTGCTTTCAAAAGTCATAACAACCCAAGTCTAAATCACTAAATCAACTGACGATAACAAAGACCATCCCGGAATGAAAAAAAATCGTAATTCAAGCTAAAACACTCTTCTTAAACATCCACGCGTCCACCACCGGCAGCGGCGTCACCCGTCGCATGAGGGTCGACCTTTTCGGTGGTGCTGGACTCACGGCCGTTGCTGGCAGCAATATCGGCAATGACATCCCCTGAGGAAAGTTGTGGCTTGGAGTCAATTCGGTGAAGACGGAGTTCGGGATCTGTGCCAACTGAATGAAGCGTGTCAGTGGGAACGTTCAcgcaaaggaaaaaagaacttGCCATAGTCGTAGGCAAACTCGCCGAGGTAAGCATCGTCGATACCGATGATTTCGGCCTCTTCACTAgctctcaacctcaatcCGGGGATGAAGTGAAGCAACCAACAGATGATAGTGGTCATGACAAAAGTATAAGCGAAACCAGCTGTCAAATCGGCCATCTGGTAGCCAGCCTGTATCCAGTTATGGCTGACCCAGCCTCCGGGAATGTCGGTGATGCCGTCAAAGCCAGCCACTGAGCCTTGGGCAAATAGGCCGGTAAGGAAGCAGCCGACCATACCGCCAACACCGTGTGAAGCAAAGACATCAAGAGTCTCATCAACGCGAATGAAAAacttgagcttggtggCAAAGTTACAGGCGATGGCGGTTATGGCACCGATAGCAAGAGCCGCGGGGGAACCCACGAAACCAGCGGCAGGGGTGATACCGACAAGACCAGAGATAGCGCCGGAACAAAAGCCGACAGCAGACCATTTACGCTCGAGCCTGTAGTCCAAGAACATCCAGGTCAAACCGCCGATAGATGCAGAAAGGTTGGTGACGATGCAAGCCTGGACGGCCCTCAAGTTGGCTGAGAGAGCGGAACCACCGTTGAAGCCGAACCAACCGAACCAGAGGAAAACGGTCCCGATAACAACGAAAGCGGTATTGTGCGGCTTGTAGGCGAGTCGCTCAGTACCGTAGCCTCGTCGCTTGCCGAGGTACAAGGCGATAGCAAGAGAGGCGGTACCGGAAGAGATGTGGACCGGGGTACCACCAGCAAAGTCGAGACCGCCCATGATAAAAGACCAGCCGTTGGGGTTCCATGTCCAGCAAGCAAGAGGACAGTAGACGAGGGTGAgccagcagaagaggaagaccaTAACGGGGCCGATACGAGATCGTTCAGCGAAACCACCAATGGCGAGGACACCGGTGATGACCTTTTTACAGTCGACATCAGCTTTTTGCAAAGATCTTGGGCACATAATTTTTTTTACTCACGCAGAACATGCACTGGTAGATACAGAAGACAAGAGCAGGGATTCGATCAGAACCGGCTGAAGGCTGGGCCAAGACTCCTTTTAGACCAAAGTACCGCAAGTCGCCAATGTATCTGATATATCACTGTCAGTCTTCAAAAGTATGGGGAATATGGTTGATTAATCAACTCACTTGGAACCAGTATCAGAGAACGTGAGAGAGTAACCTGTGATTATTTGCGGTCCGCGTCaactttcctcttttttgcttctttttcttttttttctttt
This genomic window from Cryptococcus deuterogattii R265 chromosome 9, complete sequence contains:
- a CDS encoding mitochondrial protein, whose protein sequence is MPIRAFTPGLSLRLRPQVRLQSKSYTTVGAHIPHGHAHHAHHAQRVPYKGPSALRKWGIRLALAIAFPATYILGAAFPPQLVLLIFPRFSPPPPHKDSVRGKAHTNDVEDCMQKLQLVENTRKEIQAGAEWYETRPYDKYDPQKVHNSLTAGTLRGPGKLAIPPVLFAKKDESEAVAVIHLGRALCGHDGIIHGGLLATVLDETLGRNALLNLPSRIGVTANLNINYRSPCMADQFVVVKTKLVELKGRKCTVEAKMETLNGELVADAKALFIEPKWAQFLASSGVTEAMGRPLAQPENEPGLLDNDVEKIV
- a CDS encoding amt family ammonium transporter — translated: MVNVTYTESSSDMIYTADDGTQYLYNLGDMSFVIVAMALVWIMVPGVGLFYSGLLRRKNALSMIFLSMAGVAVGSFQWFFWGYSLTFSDTGSKYIGDLRYFGLKGVLAQPSAGSDRIPALVFCIYQCMFCVITGVLAIGGFAERSRIGPVMVFLFCWLTLVYCPLACWTWNPNGWSFIMGGLDFAGGTPVHISSGTASLAIALYLGKRRGYGTERLAYKPHNTAFVVIGTVFLWFGWFGFNGGSALSANLRAVQACIVTNLSASIGGLTWMFLDYRLERKWSAVGFCSGAISGLVGITPAAGFVGSPAALAIGAITAIACNFATKLKFFIRVDETLDVFASHGVGGMVGCFLTGLFAQGSVAGFDGITDIPGGWVSHNWIQAGYQMADLTAGFAYTFVMTTIICWLLHFIPGLRLRASEEAEIIGIDDAYLGEFAYDYGKFFFPLLGTDPELRLHRIDSKPQLSSGDVIADIAASNGRESSTTEKVDPHATGDAAAGGGRVDV